One segment of Thermodesulfovibrio sp. 3907-1M DNA contains the following:
- the folP gene encoding dihydropteroate synthase — protein MKLKFHNFELNFLQKTYIMGILNVTPDSFYDGGRFFNYQKAIEHALRMIDEGADIIDVGGESTRPGAQPVSTDEELKRVIPVIEALSNRISVPISIDTYKASVAEEAIKAGATIVNDVSGLRFDPQMAEVVSKYKVPVVIMHIKGTPQDMQKNPHYEALIPEIIEYLRTSIVIAKQAGVNEDMIIIDPGIGFGKLPEHNLQIIKNLREFSQLGKPILIGVSRKSFIGKVLNDALPESRLEGTAAAVAASILNGANIVRVHDVGFICKVVKVLDAIRFS, from the coding sequence ATGAAGCTTAAATTCCATAACTTTGAGCTCAATTTTCTTCAAAAAACTTACATAATGGGAATTCTAAATGTCACTCCCGATTCTTTTTATGACGGTGGTAGATTTTTTAATTATCAAAAAGCTATTGAACATGCTCTCAGGATGATTGATGAAGGTGCTGACATAATTGATGTTGGTGGAGAATCAACCCGTCCTGGTGCACAACCAGTAAGCACTGATGAAGAGTTAAAAAGGGTTATTCCTGTAATAGAGGCTCTTTCAAACAGGATCTCTGTTCCTATTTCTATTGATACATATAAAGCTTCTGTTGCAGAGGAAGCAATCAAAGCAGGAGCAACGATTGTAAATGATGTAAGTGGATTAAGATTTGATCCTCAAATGGCAGAGGTAGTCAGTAAATACAAAGTGCCTGTAGTTATAATGCACATAAAAGGAACACCCCAAGATATGCAAAAAAATCCTCATTATGAGGCTCTTATACCTGAAATTATTGAATACCTGAGAACCTCCATTGTTATTGCAAAACAGGCAGGAGTTAATGAAGATATGATAATTATTGATCCGGGCATAGGATTTGGTAAACTACCTGAGCATAATCTTCAAATAATAAAAAATCTTAGAGAATTCTCTCAGTTGGGCAAACCAATACTTATTGGAGTATCAAGAAAAAGCTTTATTGGAAAAGTTCTGAATGATGCCCTTCCAGAGTCTCGGCTTGAAGGAACTGCTGCAGCAGTTGCTGCTTCAATTTTAAATGGAGCTAATATTGTAAGAGTTCACGATGTTGGATTCATCTGTAAGGTTGTAAAAGTATTGGATGCTATTCGTTTCAGCTGA
- the argS gene encoding arginine--tRNA ligase yields MHKLLKNKIAEAIKKLGFSDIEPEVEIPKNESFGDLSSPVAMELAKQLKKPPRKIAEKLVSLIDKTLFENIEIAGAGFINFRFKKDFIFSELETLLNDGERFLTQNIGKGKKIQIEFVSANPTGPLHLGHGRGAALGAALSNILKEAGYNVWTEYYINDAGKQVELLGLSVYVALQKFFGKELPMPEDCYKGEYIHEIAKDLYELYGDSLKDKSFDEIGDFLIDFSYKKILNEIKRDLEDFGVTFDSYLSERKLYHTGEVQRAILKLKELGFIYEKDGALWFRSTEFGDDKDRVVVKSDGTYTYFASDIAYHKNKIERGFDELINIWGADHHGYIPRVKAAVQALGMNASQIKILLVQMVNLLREGKPVQMSKRAGTFVTLREVMDEIGSDTTKFIFLTRKSDSHLEFDIEMAKRQSQENPVYYVQYAHARINSIFDKAGVSPRGFCPQLFNEDELRIIKKLLLYPMIFELSVQMREPHRITFYLQELAGLFHSYYHKYRVISEDDRLTETRLGLCKAIMIVLKHGLRMLGVKAPEKM; encoded by the coding sequence ATGCATAAACTGTTGAAAAACAAAATTGCTGAAGCAATCAAAAAGCTTGGCTTCTCAGATATTGAGCCTGAGGTAGAGATTCCAAAAAATGAATCCTTTGGGGATTTAAGCAGTCCTGTAGCAATGGAGCTTGCAAAACAGTTGAAAAAACCACCAAGAAAAATTGCTGAAAAATTAGTCTCTTTAATAGATAAAACTTTATTTGAAAACATTGAAATTGCAGGAGCTGGATTTATAAATTTCAGATTTAAAAAGGATTTTATTTTTTCTGAACTTGAAACTCTCTTGAATGACGGTGAAAGATTTTTAACCCAGAATATAGGAAAAGGGAAAAAAATTCAGATAGAGTTTGTAAGTGCAAATCCAACAGGTCCGCTTCATCTTGGTCATGGAAGAGGAGCAGCTCTGGGCGCAGCTTTATCAAACATACTGAAAGAAGCTGGATACAATGTCTGGACAGAATACTACATTAATGATGCTGGTAAACAGGTGGAACTTCTTGGTTTGAGTGTTTATGTGGCATTACAAAAATTTTTTGGAAAAGAATTACCAATGCCTGAGGATTGCTATAAAGGCGAATATATACATGAAATTGCAAAAGATCTCTACGAACTTTACGGTGACAGCTTAAAAGATAAAAGCTTTGATGAAATTGGTGATTTTTTAATTGATTTCTCTTATAAAAAAATACTCAATGAAATCAAAAGAGACCTTGAAGACTTTGGAGTAACTTTTGACAGCTACCTAAGTGAAAGAAAACTTTATCATACAGGTGAGGTTCAAAGAGCAATCCTGAAGCTTAAAGAGCTCGGATTTATTTATGAAAAAGATGGAGCATTGTGGTTTCGCTCCACTGAATTTGGTGATGACAAAGACAGAGTTGTTGTAAAAAGTGATGGAACTTATACATATTTTGCATCTGACATTGCTTACCATAAAAATAAGATTGAAAGAGGATTTGATGAGCTTATAAACATCTGGGGTGCTGACCATCACGGATATATTCCGAGAGTAAAGGCTGCTGTGCAGGCATTGGGAATGAATGCTTCTCAAATAAAGATACTTCTCGTTCAGATGGTAAACTTGCTTAGGGAAGGAAAGCCCGTGCAGATGTCAAAAAGAGCAGGAACATTTGTTACTTTAAGAGAAGTTATGGATGAGATTGGTTCTGATACCACAAAATTCATATTTCTTACACGAAAATCTGATAGTCACTTAGAGTTTGACATTGAGATGGCAAAAAGGCAATCACAGGAAAATCCGGTTTATTATGTTCAGTATGCCCATGCAAGAATTAATAGTATTTTTGACAAAGCTGGGGTTTCACCTCGTGGGTTTTGCCCACAACTGTTTAATGAAGATGAGCTTAGAATTATAAAAAAATTGCTTCTTTATCCAATGATTTTTGAGCTCTCCGTTCAAATGAGAGAACCTCACAGAATAACCTTTTATTTACAGGAACTTGCTGGACTGTTTCACAGTTATTATCATAAATACAGAGTTATCTCTGAAGATGATAGATTAACAGAAACAAGGCTCGGTCTTTGTAAAGCTATAATGATTGTTTTAAAACATGGATTGAGAATGCTTGGAGTAAAAGCTCCTGAAAAGATGTAA
- the aroC gene encoding chorismate synthase, whose product MIRFLTAGESHGKGLTGIIEGMPAGIPISKEEIDMELKRRQQGYGRGGRMKIESDEVEILSGIRWGKTLGSPITLFIKNRDWENWKEAMNPYESFENSYPPVTRPRPGHADLAGFLKYQHNDIRNVLERSSARETAMRVAVGAVTKQFLKIFDIKIGSFVIKIGSAEKKIETAYLTEKQLLELATIAENSPVRCPWKETEAEFIDTINQAIKNGDSIGGCFVVFATGVPAGLGSYVHWDRKLDSRIAMGIMSIQAIKAVEIGDGVILGGKFGSEVMDEIFYNKTFYRKTNHMGGIEGGVSNGMPVIVRATMKPIPTLRKPLKSVDVFTRESSLASYERSDICAVPAAAVIGEAVVSWHIAEAFLEKFGGDSLNEVKNSFYSYQKQIMEDK is encoded by the coding sequence ATGATCAGATTTCTTACAGCAGGAGAATCACACGGAAAAGGACTTACAGGCATAATAGAAGGAATGCCTGCCGGAATTCCTATTTCAAAAGAAGAAATTGATATGGAACTTAAACGAAGACAGCAGGGTTATGGTAGGGGTGGAAGAATGAAGATAGAGTCCGATGAGGTTGAGATACTCTCTGGTATAAGATGGGGAAAAACTCTCGGCAGTCCAATTACGCTGTTCATTAAAAATCGTGACTGGGAAAACTGGAAAGAAGCAATGAATCCCTATGAATCTTTTGAAAATTCTTACCCTCCTGTAACAAGACCAAGACCTGGACATGCTGATCTTGCAGGATTTCTTAAGTATCAACACAATGACATTCGTAATGTCCTTGAACGCTCCTCTGCAAGAGAAACTGCAATGAGAGTAGCAGTTGGTGCAGTGACAAAGCAGTTTTTAAAAATTTTTGATATAAAAATAGGAAGTTTTGTAATAAAAATTGGTTCTGCTGAAAAAAAAATTGAAACAGCTTATTTAACGGAAAAACAGTTACTGGAGCTTGCCACAATAGCAGAAAACTCTCCGGTTAGATGTCCATGGAAAGAAACAGAAGCAGAGTTTATAGATACTATTAATCAGGCAATAAAAAATGGAGACAGTATAGGCGGCTGTTTTGTCGTTTTTGCCACAGGTGTTCCAGCAGGGCTTGGAAGCTATGTTCACTGGGACAGAAAACTTGATTCAAGAATAGCTATGGGAATAATGAGTATTCAGGCTATAAAAGCAGTTGAAATTGGTGACGGAGTTATATTGGGCGGAAAATTTGGCTCTGAAGTTATGGATGAGATTTTTTACAATAAAACTTTTTACAGAAAAACAAATCACATGGGTGGAATTGAAGGAGGAGTTTCAAATGGAATGCCTGTGATTGTCAGAGCTACTATGAAGCCAATACCTACTTTAAGAAAACCTTTAAAATCAGTTGATGTTTTTACCCGAGAATCCTCTTTAGCTTCCTATGAAAGAAGTGATATATGCGCCGTGCCTGCTGCAGCGGTTATCGGAGAAGCTGTCGTCTCATGGCATATAGCAGAAGCTTTTCTGGAAAAATTTGGAGGAGACAGCCTGAATGAAGTTAAAAACAGTTTTTATTCCTATCAAAAACAGATAATGGAAGATAAATGA
- the ftsH gene encoding ATP-dependent zinc metalloprotease FtsH, producing the protein MNGQAKGSLKTLLIWLIIGISIIALFNFFNVPQKNEKEIIFSEFLIKVQNSEVDEVLIKDNTITGKLKDGSLFKTYYINYPDLIKELSSHGVKISVKPPEQTPWYINFLISWGPVIFLVFLWIMFMKQMQAGSSRAMSFGKARAKMISNKSVKVTFSDVAGIEEVKEEVKEIVDFLTNPQKYIKLGAKIPKGILLVGPPGTGKTLLAKAIAGEAGVPFFSISGSDFVEMFVGVGASRVRDLFDQAKKNSPCIVFIDEIDAVGRQRGAGLGGGHDEREQTLNQLLVEMDGFESNEGIIVLAATNRPDVLDPALLRPGRFDRQIVVPLPDVKGRLEILKVHTKNIPLASDVDLEKIARGTPGFSGADLANLVNEAALTAARKNSDTVHMNDFESAKDKVLMGIERKSMVLSEEERRITAYHEAGHALVAKLTPATDPIHKVSIIPRGRALGVTQQLPLDDRYTYSKEYLYGTLKVLLGGRVAEEIALQTMTTGAGNDLERATELARKMVTEWGMSDRMGPLTFGKREEHVFLGREIAKHRDYSDKTAEEIDEETKRIVTEAYSQTRQLIEENRKLLDAIAQALLERETLEAAEIDEIISKAK; encoded by the coding sequence ATGAATGGACAGGCAAAGGGTTCATTAAAAACATTGTTGATCTGGTTAATCATAGGAATTTCCATAATTGCCCTTTTTAATTTTTTCAATGTGCCTCAGAAAAATGAAAAAGAGATAATATTTTCAGAATTTCTTATAAAGGTGCAAAATTCTGAAGTGGATGAAGTTTTAATCAAGGACAATACTATAACCGGAAAGCTTAAAGATGGCTCTCTGTTCAAAACTTACTACATAAATTATCCAGACCTTATAAAAGAACTTTCCTCTCATGGAGTAAAAATTTCAGTCAAGCCTCCAGAGCAGACACCATGGTATATTAATTTTTTGATTTCATGGGGGCCTGTGATCTTTCTCGTATTTTTATGGATTATGTTTATGAAACAGATGCAGGCTGGAAGCTCCCGTGCTATGTCTTTTGGAAAGGCAAGGGCAAAGATGATTTCCAATAAATCAGTTAAAGTAACTTTTTCAGATGTGGCAGGAATTGAGGAAGTAAAGGAAGAAGTAAAAGAAATTGTTGATTTTCTTACCAATCCTCAAAAGTATATAAAACTTGGAGCAAAGATTCCAAAGGGTATTCTTCTCGTAGGTCCTCCGGGAACAGGAAAGACTCTTTTAGCAAAAGCAATTGCAGGAGAAGCAGGTGTTCCCTTTTTCTCAATCTCTGGTTCAGATTTTGTTGAGATGTTTGTTGGAGTTGGAGCAAGCAGAGTTAGAGATTTGTTTGATCAGGCAAAGAAAAACTCGCCATGCATTGTTTTTATTGATGAGATAGACGCAGTTGGAAGACAGCGTGGAGCAGGTCTTGGTGGAGGACATGATGAAAGGGAGCAGACCCTGAATCAACTTCTCGTTGAAATGGACGGATTTGAAAGCAATGAAGGAATAATTGTGCTTGCAGCTACAAACAGACCTGATGTTTTAGATCCTGCACTTTTAAGACCTGGAAGATTTGATCGTCAGATTGTTGTTCCTCTTCCTGATGTAAAAGGAAGACTTGAGATACTGAAAGTTCATACAAAAAACATTCCTCTTGCTTCAGATGTTGATCTTGAAAAAATTGCAAGAGGAACTCCTGGATTTTCAGGAGCAGACCTTGCAAATTTGGTAAATGAAGCTGCTTTAACTGCAGCAAGAAAAAATAGTGATACTGTTCATATGAATGACTTTGAGTCAGCCAAGGATAAAGTTTTGATGGGTATTGAAAGAAAAAGCATGGTTCTGTCTGAGGAAGAAAGGAGAATCACGGCCTATCATGAGGCAGGGCATGCTCTTGTAGCAAAACTAACGCCTGCAACTGATCCGATACACAAAGTTAGTATAATTCCAAGAGGAAGAGCTCTTGGAGTAACCCAGCAACTTCCCCTTGATGACCGGTATACTTATTCAAAAGAATATCTTTACGGCACTCTTAAGGTTCTTCTTGGAGGAAGAGTTGCAGAGGAAATAGCTCTTCAGACAATGACCACAGGAGCTGGAAATGACCTTGAGAGAGCTACTGAACTTGCCCGAAAGATGGTTACAGAATGGGGAATGAGTGACAGAATGGGACCTCTTACATTTGGTAAAAGAGAAGAGCATGTATTTCTTGGAAGGGAAATTGCAAAACACAGAGACTATTCTGACAAAACTGCAGAAGAAATAGATGAGGAAACAAAAAGAATTGTAACAGAGGCTTATAGCCAGACCAGACAGTTAATTGAAGAAAACAGAAAGCTTCTTGATGCAATTGCTCAGGCTTTGCTTGAAAGAGAGACTCTTGAAGCTGCAGAAATAGATGAGATAATCTCAAAAGCTAAATGA
- the purL gene encoding phosphoribosylformylglycinamidine synthase — translation MIIRFYRKTALSDYKTRELLNRIKSEISKEIENLETEFCYNILLTEELSFDEMNILKWLLSETFEPENFSEKSFLSPDNGMIFEVGPRLNFSTAWSTCAVSVCHSIGIQKVQRIERSRRYKLSPKIINFPEEKFLNMIHDRMVECPYPEPLKDFSHGITAKPVKIVPVIEEGKTALEKINKELGLGWDEWDIDFYLRLFRDRLKRNPTDVECFDLAQSNSEHSRHWFFRGSLIIDGKPLKRSLFDIVKEPLQRNPKNSVIAFKDNSSAIYGAKISYLKPEKPMKPSKFKIEKNLYHLIFTAETHNFPTGVAPFPGAETGTGGRIRDVHATGRGALPIAGTAAYCVGNLQIPGYELPWEDKTFKYPDNLAKPLQIEIEASNGASDYGNKFGEPVIAGFTRSFGIRLPQGERIEWVKPIMFTGGIGQIMDIHKEKQPPQKGMFVVKIGGPAYRIGMGGGAASSVVSGELSEALDFNAVQRGDAEMENKLNRVVRACVELGVKNPIVSIHDQGAGGNCNVVKELVYPEGAKIDIRKVILGDETLSVLEIWGAEYQENDAILIKKESANLFKTLCERERLPWSIIGEVTGDGKLIVYDSKDGKVAVNFDLKDVLGEIPKKEFKLTTGERKVEPLRLPENLTIHEALQRLLRLLSVGSKRFLTNKVDRSVTGLIVRQQCAGPVQLTVSDVCVVAQSYFDKTGIAHAIGEQPIKGIINPEAMARLSVTEALTNIVWAKITTLEDIKCSANWMWAAKLPGEGVRLYRAAQAMADLMINLGIAIDGGKDSLSMAAKVKTPEGMEIVKSPGTLVISAYAPCPDINKVITPDIKHPGESVILFIDLSPGKKRLGGTALAQCFGQLGDETPDLEDPELLKRAFKAVQELIDKNLILSGHDRSDGGLIVTLLEMVFSGSSGLWIKLENSLPIISELFNEEPGIAIEVDRKKAHKVKEILTEYNLPYCDIAKTLKEDRIIIEQENRVIFDEPMTKLRDLWEETSSRIDMLQANPECVKEEKRVIYSRTSPKYMLSFKPENTPAVLLRKKVKPRVAIIREEGSNGDREMAAAFYMAGFEPWDVCMQDLINKKISLREFKGIAFVGGFSFADVLDSAKGWAGCIKFSHLRKEFEEFYMRHDSFSLGVCNGCQLMALLGWIPWYGIEQTQQPRFIWNKSGRFESRWVSIKILPSPSIMLSGMEGSVLGVWIAHGEGRAYFPDEKILNKVIEKNLAPLRYVDDDGNITETYPFNPNGSPFGITALCSEDGRHLAMMPHPERAFLLWQWPWMPEEWKKSLKASPWLKIFQNARRWCDGNA, via the coding sequence GTGATTATAAGATTTTACAGAAAAACAGCTTTATCAGATTACAAGACCAGAGAACTTCTCAACCGCATAAAATCAGAGATTTCAAAGGAGATTGAAAATCTTGAAACCGAGTTCTGTTATAACATCCTATTAACCGAAGAACTCTCCTTTGATGAAATGAATATTCTCAAATGGCTTTTATCTGAGACCTTTGAGCCAGAGAATTTTTCAGAAAAAAGCTTCCTCAGTCCAGACAATGGAATGATATTTGAAGTAGGTCCTCGCCTTAATTTTTCCACTGCCTGGTCAACATGTGCTGTTTCTGTGTGTCACAGCATTGGAATACAAAAAGTTCAGAGAATAGAGCGTTCCAGAAGATATAAACTGAGCCCTAAAATAATAAACTTTCCAGAAGAAAAATTCTTAAACATGATTCATGATAGAATGGTTGAATGCCCCTATCCAGAACCTTTAAAGGATTTTTCTCATGGAATAACAGCAAAACCAGTTAAGATTGTGCCTGTTATAGAAGAAGGTAAAACAGCACTTGAAAAAATAAATAAAGAACTCGGACTTGGATGGGATGAATGGGACATTGATTTTTATCTCAGGCTTTTTAGGGACAGATTAAAAAGGAATCCTACTGATGTGGAATGCTTTGACCTTGCCCAGTCAAACAGTGAACACAGCAGACACTGGTTTTTTAGAGGTAGTTTAATCATTGATGGAAAACCCTTAAAGCGATCTCTTTTTGATATAGTAAAGGAGCCATTACAGAGAAATCCAAAAAATTCTGTAATAGCCTTTAAAGACAACTCAAGCGCAATTTATGGTGCAAAAATAAGTTATCTAAAACCTGAAAAACCTATGAAACCTTCAAAATTCAAAATAGAAAAAAATCTTTATCACTTAATTTTTACTGCAGAAACCCATAATTTCCCGACAGGAGTAGCTCCATTTCCAGGCGCTGAAACAGGAACTGGAGGAAGAATCAGAGATGTTCACGCTACAGGTAGAGGTGCTTTACCAATAGCAGGAACTGCTGCTTACTGTGTTGGAAATCTTCAGATTCCAGGATATGAGCTTCCTTGGGAGGATAAAACATTTAAGTATCCGGACAATCTTGCAAAACCACTTCAGATTGAAATAGAGGCAAGTAATGGTGCTTCTGATTATGGAAACAAATTTGGTGAACCTGTGATTGCAGGATTTACTCGTTCTTTTGGGATAAGACTTCCTCAGGGAGAAAGAATTGAATGGGTAAAACCAATAATGTTCACAGGTGGGATTGGACAGATAATGGATATTCATAAAGAAAAACAACCTCCTCAAAAAGGAATGTTCGTTGTAAAGATTGGAGGTCCTGCATACAGAATTGGGATGGGCGGTGGTGCTGCCTCAAGCGTTGTATCAGGAGAGCTAAGTGAAGCTCTTGACTTTAATGCTGTTCAGCGGGGAGACGCTGAGATGGAAAACAAACTCAACAGAGTTGTCCGTGCCTGTGTTGAACTGGGAGTCAAAAATCCTATTGTAAGCATTCATGATCAGGGTGCTGGTGGAAACTGTAATGTTGTAAAGGAGCTTGTATATCCTGAAGGAGCAAAGATTGACATAAGAAAAGTAATACTTGGCGATGAAACTCTCTCAGTCCTTGAAATATGGGGAGCTGAGTATCAGGAAAATGATGCAATTTTAATAAAAAAAGAAAGCGCTAACCTTTTTAAAACTCTTTGTGAAAGGGAAAGACTTCCATGGTCAATTATTGGAGAAGTAACAGGAGATGGAAAACTGATTGTTTATGACAGTAAAGACGGTAAAGTCGCGGTGAATTTTGACCTTAAGGATGTTCTTGGAGAAATTCCAAAAAAGGAATTCAAACTTACCACTGGTGAAAGGAAAGTTGAACCTCTAAGACTCCCTGAAAATTTAACAATTCACGAAGCATTGCAGAGACTCTTAAGACTTCTTTCAGTCGGTTCTAAGAGATTCTTAACAAATAAAGTGGACCGCTCAGTTACAGGGCTTATTGTGAGACAGCAGTGCGCTGGTCCTGTTCAACTTACTGTTTCTGATGTATGCGTTGTTGCCCAGAGCTATTTTGATAAAACAGGAATAGCCCATGCAATTGGTGAACAACCTATAAAAGGAATCATAAATCCAGAGGCAATGGCAAGGCTTTCAGTAACTGAGGCTCTTACAAACATTGTATGGGCAAAGATTACAACTCTTGAAGACATAAAATGCTCTGCCAACTGGATGTGGGCTGCAAAACTTCCAGGTGAAGGTGTCAGGCTTTACAGAGCTGCTCAGGCAATGGCAGATCTTATGATAAATCTCGGTATAGCAATTGATGGAGGTAAAGATTCTCTTTCAATGGCTGCAAAAGTAAAGACACCAGAAGGAATGGAAATTGTTAAATCTCCTGGAACACTTGTCATCTCAGCCTATGCTCCATGTCCTGATATAAATAAAGTAATCACTCCTGATATAAAGCATCCAGGGGAAAGCGTAATTCTTTTTATTGACCTGAGCCCAGGGAAAAAAAGACTTGGTGGAACTGCTCTTGCTCAATGTTTTGGTCAGCTTGGAGATGAAACTCCAGATCTTGAAGATCCTGAACTTTTAAAAAGAGCTTTTAAGGCAGTACAGGAATTAATTGATAAAAATTTAATACTTTCAGGACATGACCGCTCAGATGGAGGATTAATTGTAACACTGCTTGAAATGGTTTTTTCAGGTAGCTCAGGTTTATGGATAAAATTAGAAAATTCTCTCCCAATTATTTCAGAACTTTTCAATGAGGAACCCGGAATTGCAATAGAAGTTGACAGAAAAAAGGCTCATAAGGTAAAAGAAATACTAACTGAATATAACCTTCCGTATTGTGATATTGCGAAAACCTTAAAAGAGGACAGAATCATTATTGAACAGGAAAACAGAGTTATCTTTGACGAACCAATGACAAAACTCAGAGACCTGTGGGAGGAAACAAGTTCCAGAATTGATATGCTTCAGGCAAATCCTGAATGCGTAAAAGAAGAAAAGAGAGTAATCTATTCAAGAACCTCACCAAAGTATATGTTAAGCTTCAAGCCAGAAAACACTCCAGCAGTGCTGCTAAGAAAAAAGGTAAAACCCCGTGTTGCAATAATTCGTGAAGAAGGAAGCAATGGAGACAGAGAAATGGCAGCAGCTTTCTACATGGCAGGATTTGAACCATGGGATGTATGCATGCAGGATCTTATAAATAAAAAAATTTCTCTCAGAGAGTTTAAAGGCATTGCCTTTGTTGGAGGATTTAGCTTTGCCGATGTTCTTGACTCTGCTAAAGGATGGGCAGGCTGTATCAAGTTTTCCCATCTTAGGAAAGAGTTTGAAGAGTTTTATATGCGTCATGATAGCTTCAGCCTGGGAGTTTGTAATGGATGTCAGCTTATGGCACTTCTTGGATGGATTCCATGGTATGGAATTGAACAGACTCAACAACCCCGTTTTATATGGAATAAATCTGGAAGATTTGAATCCCGCTGGGTGAGCATTAAAATCCTTCCCTCTCCATCAATTATGCTCAGTGGTATGGAAGGTTCAGTGCTTGGAGTATGGATAGCTCATGGAGAAGGAAGAGCCTATTTTCCTGATGAAAAAATTCTGAATAAAGTAATTGAGAAAAATCTTGCACCTCTTCGTTATGTTGATGATGATGGAAATATTACAGAAACCTATCCCTTTAACCCAAATGGTTCACCCTTTGGGATAACCGCCTTATGCTCTGAAGATGGCAGACATCTTGCAATGATGCCGCATCCTGAAAGAGCCTTTTTACTCTGGCAATGGCCCTGGATGCCTGAAGAGTGGAAAAAATCCCTAAAAGCCTCTCCATGGTTAAAAATTTTCCAGAATGCAAGAAGGTGGTGTGATGGCAATGCATAA